The genomic segment TCTACAGCTGCAAACACTGACTGTGCtaacaatattaatattaatgCTTCCCCAGTACAAACATGTAACAAAACGCCGCCGTCTCTGGCCAACGCATTGGTCCACTACGTAACGACGAACATCACCCCACAACAGACCCTCAAAGAAATCTCAGTCTCCATGAGAATCCTCGAGAAGAAGTCTCCATGCAACTTCCTCGTCTTCGGACTAGGCCACGACAGCCTCATGTGGAACGCCCTTAACTACGGCGGCCGCACGGTCTTTCTAGAGGAAGACAAGGCTTGGATCGAGCAAATCCAGCGTCGTATACCGGGTTTGGAGTCGTATCACGTTGAATACGACACTAAGGTCCACCAGGCGGACGAGCTGATGAAGATCGGTAGTAAGGCCGGGGATTGTCAGGTCGTCGGGGACCCACGATTCTCCAAGTGTCAGCTTGCACTGAAGAACTTCCCCAGTGACGTCTACGACACCGAGTGGGACCTAATCATGGTCGACGCGCCTACAGGGTATGTCCTACACGCGCCGGGGAGGATGACCGCCATTTACACGGCGGGGCTTATGGCGAGGAATAGAGAGAGTGGAGAGACTGACGTGTTCATCCACGACGTGGATAGGCCCGTAGAGGATAAATTCTCTAAGGCTTTCCTTTGCGAAGGGTACCTGACCGAAGAAGAAGGGAGGTTGAGGCACTTCACTATTCCCAGCCATAGGGCCCGTCTCGgcagaccattttgcccttaagATATAGGATTGACAGTTGAGTTGATATCGGATAAAGCGTCTTTTGCCTTGTTAAATTTTTTCTCGCCTTCAATTGTAAgccaataattattatttttactgTAAAATAAAACTGCTCTTTTTATTTCAATGATATTTTATAGATGTACAAGTGATATTACATAATTTACTTGGATTTGGTTTACAAttagagatttaaaaaaaaaaaaaaaactattaaagtCTAGACCATTGTATGAATTAAACCAAAATTTAAAACTCACATATAAATGTTAATGATCATATTGGTGTCGTTCAATGATGAAAGTCAAAGTTGTTACTGTGAGATAGTCGAATTCAGATCATTGATCAAAATAAGTAatgtgaataaataattaattagagagaaAATTAgacaagaaaataataaatgatagattttcattaggtttattataaattATACTTAGAGGTATGATTCTTTTTGATTATGTTGTTTTGTGTAAAACTCTAAATTTACTATCTTAAATAGACAATATATTTTATagctcaaaaatatttttttgacaaGTTTGAAGCAGTTGTTCCGACAGGTTTATAATCTGTCGCGACAATTTGTTTTCTTTAGTCTTAATTCTTTAGAAATCATCATATTTGTTTATGACAATTGTATTATTTGATATTCGTCTATATATATTGATATTCACCGAGAAAAGATCATTTTATTTATAAGaagatttttctttaaataaaatatactttCCTTTTTTAGACTTTGATACTTTTTGTCAACtgattaaagaatattttgtgatattttttattgataaatttcgTGATATTGGCTGGCTGTTAAAAGAAAGGTTAAAAGAATgtagtttctttattttaaaaaaggaaactttgtgtaataaagaaaatttatagagatatctttttatttaaaaaatgattttaaattcccttttattgtgatttttggaatTAATATCTTGGATTAATTTGTAAGGTTTGCAAATAATTCCTTATTTAGTTTGATTCTCACAATAAGTTTATAAAATGAATTTGTATcttggttttataaagaaaatattatgtGCTTACGAATTCATTTATGGAATATTTGTCTTTTGATTTTCGTGCTGCTCAAGATAATAAACTTTGGGAAATACAATCTTTGAaggaattaattattatttctatcttgagaaatttgatctgaTGTAGGTATTAGCTGTCCCTGCAAAATTTGCGTCTGTCGGATCAGTGATTAGTGCCAAAAAAATAcacatttgttgattttaattgttaaaataaattaagttttaattaatattttcatggaattaatgtgatatattctTACATTGGAAATATTTgatcttaatttaatttatttatattttttagaaaataaagtgtattttggcacttggaaacaaagaaaaaagaaagcaaGAAGGGAAGAAGTAGAACTGAAAATACAGTggaattgtggtatttttgaaataatattgCCCAGGTCAATTTCGGCCCAAATAGCCCACGCCCAGCCCTTCCTTTCTCCCCAGCGCACCACCTGGCGTGCTTCCCTCGCGCCACGTGTCTCATCTGGTGACCCACATTCCCTTGATGCGTCCATCAAACCCAACCCAACGTAATCCTCTTAGCATCCCAGAAGGACCAGCTGAGTTCAACCATCCCAATGAAACCCAGTACTCCCAAGGCCCAATGTAAACCAGCGGCCCAACTTGCCTCTTCCAGCAGTCATTCAAAGCCCAGCACCACATTGGCCCAAACCGAAGGCCAAACTAAAGCTCCCCCAACGCAGGCCCATCTGAAGCAGCCCAACCCTCCCAGCCAGTGCCTACGTGGCACACTCCCATTGGCTGGGAGTGGGTAAaaacccacttctgccaccaACCACCTttaacccatattttgtgggtattgggccttgcaaaattgctattttgagctttaaagttcatactctgtggtattttagaaaaatgacattttgaccatacaccaaaataactaggttaatatttataataagatttgattttttaaaatcttattttattattaatatttcagatttattttgtaaaccacattttgttgtttaatttctttttagtcattttctccctctataaataaggACTCTCATTTtacattttgtatgtaatttttagatagcaaaactctaccaaattttagtctcaatTCTCATAtgttctctctagaatttcataaGAATGTCTaacataataggctaaccttcttaggaaggttaggatgatcctatatgcactatgactttgtttggtatttttgattcaccatgtgcttaaagtttatatattttagtgatttattttctttcatctctatttcttcatcttgttatctatatttgtgtttactaatagtatatagattttttcaagcactttctatgtattatcaaattagtaaaaataatatagataatatcttcatcattttctccatctcattcatatatatttacttttgctaaaatctatatagaattagtcatgctctttctatttattttataaatagtaaaagtaatatttgtgctAGGTTTCATGTCAAATCTTTTATTACATTATTGCCAatgtgttgacccagattttggtcaactgacacagagtcagaatatgcttgatgtgaatgaatgcgttgaaaagaaccgaatgacaaaaagtaataagaatacgatattttatagtggttcggccccaggatctggtaatgacctacgtccacttagattgttattgatctgagaatcaaatgagtgatcaaagaacaagggttcaatgagtttcactaacctctgaaagACAATATAATATAtcaagtagaattactctagtctcaaataattcaaaagccaaaagtcccccccccccccccttgagctatctttctctatttataggctcaagggggattacatgattttgttggcgatattctctcctaattaaccggatatccaggagattatgtgagttaaattcgagatttacaaagatctttatagtaatattacattgcatgcggaaccatcgaccagactggttgtAGGTAAGATTGGGCCGCCTCCTGCttataatgtgtcttctggtcgatacactagcagagctcttccaggtgtcagccacgtgtccagggatcacttgccacatcatcaatgccaattttttggataacatttgccccccaagtttatttattacgagcaataaataaacttttgagcgaacgacccttcggtaaccccgccatacgtgtcagaacccttcgtgtgctcttggaaaaagcaacctactcctgtctaatcatgactttttggttccccagtaataattcgacggctattccgcttccccatacttcgaaaaagggaaactgatgattacaccttttttatCCCAcaaacaaacttatataacatctccaaacttCCCTTTTTCCTTTTACGCATGCCATTgccttctcaagaaaccctaaaaaccagagcttcaatcttctcccgaagaccgttcttctgcattttcaagactcagcccgagagttccttgatttcCGAAGACTCTTTACCAGTCTCCACGACCATCTTTctggtaagtttttgaatccttatgcttcaaattttcataatgcatgcttctgtattttgactgtttgagttcatctgcttttggtttgagatgcttgtgagtagaatgtcttgtaggcgaaaaaggttacgagttagtttaatagttgggatcatacttttaggacgtaaaatcgaagtaaaaattcgatctttgggctagttggaaaataggtttttcccgccctaaggggagttgaaaaagcttttttgaaaaactttttgctttcaccctttgatccgtttctcaaactgttcgtatggaaagatttagctttttgttagaatgctgttgtgtaaaagcttgacttttatactcgaccaacgctattctaaaaagcctttaaaaattatctatcctcacctccccattcttctgtttgcagaccttgatgctagatttgtggggaggtgaacggcccattgaCGATGATCTTCTCGCCCatctgctcgaaggcgaagaacgaccgaccgaccgaattcacgagattcccttttcacgatcttcctccagacctcgtccttctcctcctcaaatggcacgCTCTAAATCcctaggcaagaaaagacctgaatccgacgataatccaaaccctcctgcccagcctgattcgcaggccaGGGTTCGTTCGACCAGTGGCcgagaaaatcctgctcctgaccctaacatccaaactagagcccgcccCCGCCATCAGAATCTGCATGATGTCGAGTGAtatttctccccgaccagcctagtgactcctcggatgcttgctaactatcttaggaagtatcctctcacaggggtcactctcaaaattcctgctgcagaccaaagggctaacctccccggtggtgtatacagtgcttggtctcggtaccacatagaggcgggggctgtgCTCccgctacatcctttttatcagggggtggctaattattttgatgtcgcccccttccagattactccaaatggatatagaatgctggccgcactctatatcctgtacaaacttaaaaactggccagaacctacccctcatgaggtcaattatctttttgatctcaagtccaaccctcaacagtatgggacgggcttcttccatctttgtcaccaggagacaaaccggacgttcctgagtgccaccacgcacatatccaatgtggggcagtacagcaaggagtacttccttactccggacataaccagcaacaacttggccttcgctcgaggaggtaagtgctgctttTACTGGTCGGTATTTTTTTTATCAgcgaatttcccttcatttttcttaaagtgcgttttgtctttcaggcccatggttacgtccgaccccaacaccagagatggtgttgaggtccaaggcactggccaggatgacggatgcagaaaaaagcgttaagtccctggtcactgatgataaTCTGAAGCTggctggcctcctggctcctcgccatgaaacaagaggatccGTGGTaaccgatgccactgccgagggggttcccgagcagcaacctcctgcgttccctccccgaaggaggtcgacgggggttacaatcagggagcccatgggcaatccttccgcagaaaggccttctgctccccaaggcaaggggaaacaaaaggcaaaagagccggttgtggacttaggggaatcctccgatgaaaacggtacagtaatttcgcttttaaatagcttgccaattccctgtcacttgtttgacggggagggaaactttacatatactccaaatctagggccagacttcttcgtgccagatagtgagtgtgtgactaatagagtcaatagtatagcgaccagtagttgtagctcgagtattaactttgtgaccttcttttccgttTGATAAAGAGTTTTCATCTGCCCTTATCTTACCctttgcatgtgtttacttgtatgcagatatggccactcccaacgtcttcgacctataccaggctgaggaggaagaggaagttcctcagctccggcgaaagtcgtcaaggagacacaactgcgaaacaagccagggacctgccaaaaagagtcgaacagaagatccttccaaggacgtgccaactgggcaaacttctgctcatccttcggctcctgctgagaaggagactcctcctGCTCCGACAAACCCTCCGGCTGCACCCATCAGGGAACAAAACAAGtgggaagaaactcttggggccaaactctcgagtcgcgccttacgagcagccaaagaccgcCTTGCGCACATCGTGAAGAAcgaccgcgtcaaggatgcaatggttgaggcagagagtatgggggttgaccaaattctgaacaggaccctgaacgaaatTTCTAGCGTAAGCATTTTTCATCTCTCTAGCCTTTGTCTTTCCTCCCTTGCAACAggctctaactttttcctttgttcacaagctttgctgtctgcaactgctgctcgtacccatGCCCAAGCCTctatcgaccaggctcgggcaaaggccattgagaggtaccaagtgaaagcagccgaggagctctcggctgcagaggccaggcatgcgaaggagttggaggcgatcgctcagcagagggatgctgcggtgaccaagCTATCGGAGGTtgaagcttcgaaggcagctGTAATAAAGCAGAGagaggagtatcaggaggccagccgagtccagtATCGCGAATGCAAGCGACTGGGcgaggagctcaagtccaaggacgaggccatcgctactcttgagagccaagtagagcaattgaagcttgacaactccaaaaatctggaaaggtataagaacgcgacgctccggtgtttttacaacttttggaaaaacaatcagggcgccaacttcggttatctttcagaagatgtcagaaatgctgagctggcccgctgtactggtcaactggctgaagaggaggcaagagcaaggatccctgcttccgtAAGCATTGCTGgtgcagaggaagaaggagttgccGAGGATGCTGCCAgccagaatgctgataaagaccctcctgctcccaatgcctcttgagcttttttattatatatttttttctctttcttttgattacacgacccaagggtcgtgatgtaaagaaaatatcttttttaaattttgctgcatgggcagcaaacttttctttttatttgaacagttacatccaagcagtgatgcttgcggtgtaaaagattgcatcatgatgctataacattttcatttattataacatttgtccgtatgatcgaacttagcatagtactttggcttgatttaacaaaatagaaattttgaaaaatactctaagtaccttagcatgctttcactcattttgttcatgtgtttacatacctcatggtacgctttgctatcgatgtgccttatatgccccccaagtgatcgaggagctttaggtccttggtcacttgccttgaccatgacctattcgaacatttctgctcgggtgaaaaagtaatgcttgtaatacagcaaaacaacacacgtaatgaacaaatacttgtaaatataaatttacaaaggttggcaagaatgactggctgcgcacagtcccttataatctcgtattaaaaatggactaaacatatctttacgagtgattctaaaatagaatcttacatatatgagcgattagccatacaacctGGCTAATTCTCTTTGCAacacttgtaaaaagtaaaatttaatacaagccagtcctttaagaaggactgttcactgataatacttgcgcaggtgttccccattccaatatcgtggaacgagatctccgttcaggcgtgcaagtttataggtgcccggatgaagga from the Humulus lupulus chromosome X, drHumLupu1.1, whole genome shotgun sequence genome contains:
- the LOC133804907 gene encoding glucuronoxylan 4-O-methyltransferase 1-like, which codes for MRTKVAQLISLKLTLSLFFLFFLILIIRSNFSFTNVSTPATVVSQQTHLSNSTDDHDHDDQKTTSTAANTDCANNININASPVQTCNKTPPSLANALVHYVTTNITPQQTLKEISVSMRILEKKSPCNFLVFGLGHDSLMWNALNYGGRTVFLEEDKAWIEQIQRRIPGLESYHVEYDTKVHQADELMKIGSKAGDCQVVGDPRFSKCQLALKNFPSDVYDTEWDLIMVDAPTGYVLHAPGRMTAIYTAGLMARNRESGETDVFIHDVDRPVEDKFSKAFLCEGYLTEEEGRLRHFTIPSHRARLGRPFCP